A window from Bosea sp. ANAM02 encodes these proteins:
- the phaR gene encoding polyhydroxyalkanoate synthesis repressor PhaR, protein MASDKEPTVIKKYANRRLYHTGTSSYVTLEDLAGLVRSGEDFVVYDAKSGEDITRSVLAQIIFDEEAKDGQNLLPIAFLRQLIRFYGDSMQALVPRYLEFSMENLTQEQNKFREQMAKAFGGSAFGGNALDAIQAQTRANMQIFQDAFRLFNPFTAAAQAKQEAAAGAKPAADAASGDIGDLKRELNEMRERLDKLSRSR, encoded by the coding sequence ATGGCCAGCGACAAAGAACCGACCGTCATCAAGAAATACGCCAACCGGCGTCTCTACCACACGGGCACCAGCTCCTACGTCACCCTGGAGGACCTCGCCGGGCTCGTGCGCTCGGGCGAGGATTTCGTGGTCTACGACGCGAAGTCGGGCGAGGACATCACCCGCTCGGTGCTGGCGCAGATCATCTTCGACGAGGAGGCCAAGGACGGGCAGAACCTGCTGCCGATCGCTTTCCTGCGCCAGCTCATTCGCTTCTACGGCGACAGCATGCAGGCGCTGGTGCCGCGCTACCTGGAGTTCTCGATGGAGAACCTCACGCAGGAGCAGAACAAGTTCCGCGAGCAGATGGCCAAGGCCTTCGGCGGCTCGGCCTTCGGCGGCAACGCGCTCGACGCCATCCAGGCGCAGACGCGGGCGAACATGCAGATCTTCCAGGACGCGTTCCGGCTGTTCAACCCGTTCACCGCGGCGGCGCAGGCCAAGCAGGAAGCGGCCGCCGGGGCGAAGCCCGCGGCGGACGCGGCCAGCGGCGATATCGGCGATCTCAAGCGCGAGCTCAACGAGATGCGCGAGCGGCTGGACAAGCTGTCGCGTTCGCGGTGA
- a CDS encoding LuxR C-terminal-related transcriptional regulator has product MIDLIYASLVGEATWQQFLNKLNEALPGAASTLFFHQHRPGHGAAALASGFDPVALRDYSAHYSSINPWMKKLAETPVGIGIIGEQLIDRGSFLRHEYYNFINDFGFETGIGATLFHDAGCSFLISTLTSSSDPDRNYAAAQQLTALAPHLRRAFRHYRSNRFHSPEAGISASLFEALDVGVIVVGEGMKIRTASSTGRNWLEEGEHVRASALGTLRVVDPAGQEILATMLARGGAGPRTWTVYLPGAKLSFARVLQDEMSEYLAGISVILLVEAFPKALQPDDLAILARALKLSNAERRVFIGIANGKSILQIADEAGLTRETVRSQLKAVYAKTGVNSQAGLVRLATSARF; this is encoded by the coding sequence TTGATCGACCTGATCTACGCTTCTCTGGTCGGCGAAGCGACGTGGCAGCAATTCCTGAACAAGCTGAACGAGGCGCTTCCCGGTGCGGCCTCTACTTTGTTCTTCCATCAGCATCGCCCAGGTCACGGTGCCGCCGCGCTCGCCTCGGGGTTCGATCCAGTCGCTTTGCGCGATTATTCCGCGCACTACTCAAGTATCAATCCCTGGATGAAGAAGCTGGCCGAAACCCCCGTCGGGATAGGTATCATCGGAGAACAGCTTATCGATCGCGGCAGCTTTCTTCGGCACGAATACTACAATTTCATCAATGATTTTGGCTTTGAGACTGGCATCGGTGCGACCCTGTTCCACGATGCCGGTTGCTCGTTCCTCATCAGTACGCTGACCAGCAGTTCGGATCCGGACAGGAATTACGCCGCTGCCCAGCAATTGACGGCGCTCGCGCCACATCTGCGCCGGGCCTTTCGGCATTATCGCAGCAACCGGTTTCATAGCCCGGAGGCCGGAATCTCGGCTTCGCTGTTCGAGGCGCTCGATGTCGGCGTCATCGTTGTCGGCGAAGGCATGAAGATCAGGACTGCGTCCTCGACTGGCCGGAACTGGCTTGAGGAAGGCGAACACGTTCGTGCCTCCGCACTTGGCACGCTGCGCGTCGTCGACCCGGCAGGACAGGAGATCCTCGCGACGATGCTGGCGCGGGGCGGTGCCGGTCCAAGGACTTGGACCGTCTATCTTCCGGGAGCCAAGCTTTCGTTCGCCCGCGTCTTGCAGGATGAGATGTCGGAGTACTTGGCCGGCATCTCCGTCATCCTGCTCGTCGAGGCCTTCCCGAAGGCTCTGCAGCCCGACGATCTGGCAATCCTCGCTCGCGCCCTTAAACTCTCCAACGCGGAAAGGCGGGTTTTCATCGGGATCGCCAATGGAAAATCAATTTTGCAGATTGCAGATGAAGCAGGGCTGACAAGGGAAACCGTCCGCAGCCAACTCAAGGCGGTCTACGCGAAGACCGGTGTCAATAGCCAGGCCGGCCTTGTCAGGCTCGCGACTTCGGCTCGTTTCTGA
- a CDS encoding GGDEF and EAL domain-containing protein, producing MPSPSIFSFQNGSPVDPRSILSSIGEVVYGWDIQSDALSWGPNAREVLGVIPEPAMQRGLAFAGLVEPGSGPSRYDAIFCSSEHDTGDGVIYRTRYAIDLAGRKMWAEDTGRWFAGSDGYPASARGVLRLERAARADELEQFGSELCDRPALVERIGMALQEHLPAERPVVVLVAAIDELARLNDDFGHEATDEIIGTVHERLRSVTRRRDHLVRYAGNSFAILLVGCPPEQVEPAARRFIKVVAQSAIETSRGIALVRLRVGAASAPELGSHGGALLAAAEGALASARAGAIDTAVMARPQPRRSPGSEQTGFDVQAIAALNDRRVRLALQPVVRTHSREVAFHEALLRVGQSETGLYFASAELIPMLERRGLVRLFDQRVLELAIEMLGADPNLTLSVNVSPRSLHDPEWFDAFVACTAAARGKASRLIVEITETATIENPGRIARLLGRIKEQGARIAIDDFGAGHTSLRHLRAFPIDILKIDGAFTQNLRRSTDDRFYVRTLVELAGHLGVETVAEWVDDEMQASMLRDWGVTYLQGHLVGRAETVEPLQAAPRRLATG from the coding sequence ATGCCCTCCCCGTCGATCTTCAGCTTCCAGAACGGCAGCCCGGTTGATCCCCGCAGCATCCTCTCCTCGATCGGCGAAGTGGTCTATGGCTGGGACATCCAGAGTGACGCCCTGAGCTGGGGCCCCAATGCCCGCGAGGTTCTCGGCGTGATTCCCGAACCCGCGATGCAGCGCGGCCTCGCCTTCGCCGGCCTGGTCGAGCCCGGCAGCGGACCGAGCCGCTACGACGCGATCTTCTGCTCCAGCGAGCACGACACCGGCGACGGCGTCATCTATCGCACCCGCTACGCCATCGATCTCGCCGGCCGCAAGATGTGGGCCGAGGATACCGGCCGCTGGTTCGCGGGCAGCGACGGCTATCCGGCGAGCGCCCGCGGCGTGCTCAGGCTCGAACGCGCCGCCCGCGCCGACGAGCTGGAACAGTTCGGCAGCGAGCTCTGCGACCGCCCTGCCCTGGTCGAGCGAATCGGCATGGCCCTGCAGGAACACCTACCGGCGGAACGGCCGGTCGTGGTTCTCGTCGCCGCGATCGACGAGCTCGCCCGGCTCAACGACGATTTCGGTCATGAGGCCACCGACGAGATCATCGGCACCGTGCATGAGCGCCTGCGCTCGGTGACGCGCCGGCGCGACCATCTCGTCCGCTATGCCGGCAACAGCTTCGCGATCCTCCTGGTCGGCTGCCCGCCGGAACAGGTCGAGCCCGCCGCCCGCCGCTTCATCAAGGTCGTCGCCCAATCGGCGATCGAGACCAGCCGCGGCATCGCGCTGGTGCGCCTGCGCGTCGGCGCCGCCAGCGCCCCCGAGCTCGGCTCCCATGGCGGCGCGCTGCTCGCCGCGGCGGAAGGCGCCCTCGCCAGCGCCCGCGCGGGGGCGATCGATACCGCCGTCATGGCCAGGCCGCAGCCGCGCCGCAGCCCCGGCAGCGAGCAGACCGGCTTCGACGTCCAGGCCATCGCCGCGCTGAACGACCGCCGCGTGCGCCTCGCCCTGCAGCCGGTCGTCCGGACGCATTCGCGCGAGGTCGCCTTCCACGAGGCGTTGCTGCGCGTCGGCCAAAGCGAGACCGGGCTCTACTTCGCCTCGGCCGAATTGATACCGATGCTGGAGCGGCGCGGACTCGTCCGGCTGTTCGACCAGCGCGTGCTCGAACTCGCCATCGAGATGCTCGGCGCCGACCCGAATCTCACCCTCTCGGTCAATGTCTCGCCACGCTCGCTGCACGACCCCGAATGGTTCGACGCCTTCGTCGCCTGCACGGCCGCGGCGCGCGGCAAGGCTTCGCGCCTGATCGTCGAGATCACCGAGACCGCGACGATCGAGAATCCCGGCCGCATCGCCAGATTGCTGGGCCGGATCAAGGAACAGGGTGCGCGCATCGCCATCGACGATTTCGGCGCCGGCCACACCTCGCTCCGGCACCTGCGCGCCTTCCCGATCGACATCCTCAAGATCGACGGCGCCTTCACCCAGAACCTGCGCCGCTCGACCGACGACCGCTTCTACGTCCGCACGCTGGTCGAACTCGCCGGCCATCTCGGCGTCGAGACGGTGGCCGAATGGGTCGATGACGAGATGCAGGCGAGCATGCTGCGCGACTGGGGCGTCACTTATCTGCAGGGGCATCTCGTGGGGCGGGCGGAGACGGTCGAGCCGTTGCAGGCTGCGCCGCGCCGGCTGGCGACGGGCTGA
- the rpmF gene encoding 50S ribosomal protein L32, which yields MAVPKRKTSPSKRGMRRSADALKQPTYIEDKNSGELRRPHHVDLKSGMYRGRQVLKVKTDA from the coding sequence ATGGCCGTTCCGAAGAGAAAGACGTCGCCGTCGAAGCGTGGCATGCGCCGCTCGGCCGACGCCCTGAAGCAGCCCACCTATATCGAGGACAAGAACTCGGGCGAGCTGCGCCGTCCGCACCATGTCGACCTGAAGAGCGGCATGTATCGCGGCCGTCAGGTGCTGAAGGTCAAGACCGACGCCTGA
- a CDS encoding polyprenyl synthetase family protein, translating into MSSVTPSASSGDLDARLAQNAAAIETLLERLLSDVAAPGEIARPPRLVAAMRHGALAGGKRLRPFLTVETARFLGVSAEQARRAGAAVELLHCYSLVHDDLPAMDDDDLRRGRPTVHKAFDEATAILAGDALLTLAFEVLADEATHRDGAVRAALVTCLARASGLGGMVGGQMLDLAAEGRFEAVRGALPEAEIRRLQAMKTGALLAASVEIGARLGGADAAALVALGRYGRALGATFQIADDILDVESDAAQMGKATAKDADKGKGTLVDALGLDGAKRERDRLSAEAVEALASFGPDADMLRAAARFAAQRKS; encoded by the coding sequence ATGAGTTCCGTCACTCCTTCGGCAAGCTCCGGGGATCTCGACGCCCGGCTGGCGCAGAATGCTGCCGCCATCGAGACGCTGCTGGAGAGGCTGCTGTCCGATGTCGCGGCTCCCGGCGAGATTGCGCGCCCTCCGCGCCTCGTCGCCGCGATGCGGCATGGCGCGCTGGCCGGCGGCAAGCGGCTGCGGCCCTTCCTGACGGTCGAGACGGCCCGCTTCCTCGGGGTTTCCGCCGAGCAGGCCCGGCGCGCCGGTGCCGCGGTCGAATTGCTGCACTGCTATTCGCTGGTGCATGACGACCTTCCGGCGATGGACGACGACGACCTGCGCCGCGGCCGACCGACCGTGCACAAGGCCTTCGACGAGGCGACCGCGATCCTGGCTGGCGACGCCCTGCTGACGCTCGCCTTCGAGGTGCTGGCCGACGAGGCGACGCATCGCGACGGTGCGGTGCGGGCAGCGCTGGTGACATGCCTCGCGCGGGCCTCGGGACTCGGCGGGATGGTCGGCGGCCAGATGCTCGACCTTGCTGCCGAAGGGCGCTTCGAGGCCGTGCGCGGCGCGCTTCCGGAAGCCGAGATCCGCCGGCTCCAGGCGATGAAGACCGGGGCCCTGCTGGCGGCGAGCGTCGAGATCGGCGCGCGGCTCGGCGGCGCCGATGCGGCGGCGCTTGTCGCGCTAGGCCGCTATGGCCGGGCGCTGGGGGCGACCTTCCAGATCGCCGACGACATCCTCGATGTCGAATCGGATGCCGCGCAGATGGGCAAGGCGACGGCCAAGGACGCCGACAAGGGCAAGGGCACGCTGGTCGACGCGCTCGGCCTCGACGGCGCCAAGCGCGAGCGCGACCGGCTGAGCGCCGAGGCGGTGGAGGCCTTGGCGAGCTTCGGCCCGGATGCGGATATGCTCCGGGCCGCGGCGCGGTTTGCGGCGCAGCGGAAGAGCTAG
- a CDS encoding histidine kinase, with product MADFYPILARAVAGLPETSPEARRAIYDRARAALVAQLRGLDPPLSEAEIMRERLALDEAVARIEADYDDAPAPPPASDGPVIRTVESPPSPIRPPTPRKAPEFAPLPAAAGQEDGEPLPEPAEPQVARPRVQPPREPRVKPGHIRSAVVGGVVAVAVAAIAATAIYVHKLRPQDTPRPSSETAQRSPAPQPDNAGKIAERVGEPGAPQQNRAAGSQPSATPGIPVPQPSGEIAVAQRAVLFVEVPETPQQPQTTTGRVFWRLDSESAGQGRPIETIVRATVEIPDVGLTLDFTIRRNTDSAFPASHIIGLRFTSTGDPASQTVKEVGVPQFKTAEGERGAPLSAINSALGDNLFVAALSNVPVEVERNVELILNRSWIDVPVRFASGRRGIITFEKGVSGSQTLADAFGRWR from the coding sequence ATGGCCGACTTCTATCCGATCCTGGCGCGTGCGGTCGCCGGGCTGCCCGAAACCTCCCCCGAGGCCCGGCGCGCCATCTACGACCGGGCGCGGGCCGCGCTCGTCGCGCAGTTGCGCGGGCTCGACCCGCCACTGAGCGAGGCCGAGATCATGCGCGAGCGCCTGGCGCTCGACGAGGCGGTCGCCCGGATCGAGGCGGATTACGACGATGCGCCGGCCCCGCCGCCGGCATCGGACGGTCCGGTCATCCGCACCGTCGAGAGCCCGCCGTCGCCGATCCGTCCGCCGACGCCGAGGAAGGCGCCGGAATTCGCGCCGCTCCCCGCCGCCGCCGGACAGGAGGATGGCGAGCCGCTGCCGGAACCGGCCGAGCCGCAGGTGGCGCGCCCGCGCGTGCAGCCGCCGCGCGAACCGCGGGTCAAGCCCGGCCATATCCGCTCCGCCGTCGTCGGCGGTGTCGTCGCGGTCGCCGTCGCCGCCATCGCGGCCACCGCCATCTATGTCCACAAGCTGCGGCCTCAGGACACGCCGCGCCCGAGCAGCGAAACCGCGCAGAGGTCGCCGGCCCCGCAGCCCGACAATGCCGGCAAGATCGCCGAGCGTGTCGGCGAACCCGGCGCGCCCCAGCAGAATCGGGCCGCCGGCAGCCAGCCGAGCGCCACGCCCGGCATTCCCGTGCCGCAGCCCAGCGGCGAGATCGCGGTTGCCCAGCGCGCCGTCCTCTTCGTCGAGGTGCCCGAGACCCCGCAGCAGCCGCAGACCACGACCGGACGCGTGTTCTGGCGCCTCGACAGCGAAAGCGCCGGCCAGGGCCGGCCGATCGAGACCATCGTGCGCGCGACGGTCGAGATTCCCGATGTCGGCCTGACCCTCGACTTCACCATCCGCCGCAACACCGATTCGGCCTTCCCGGCCTCGCATATCATCGGGCTGCGCTTCACCAGCACCGGCGACCCGGCGTCCCAGACCGTCAAGGAAGTCGGCGTACCCCAGTTCAAGACCGCGGAAGGCGAGCGCGGCGCGCCGCTCTCTGCGATCAACTCGGCGCTCGGCGACAATCTCTTCGTCGCGGCCCTGTCGAACGTACCGGTGGAGGTCGAGCGCAATGTCGAGCTCATCCTCAACCGCAGCTGGATCGACGTGCCCGTGCGCTTCGCCTCCGGCCGGCGCGGCATCATCACCTTCGAGAAGGGCGTCTCCGGCAGCCAGACGCTCGCCGACGCCTTCGGCCGCTGGCGCTGA